The sequence GACTATAAAAAATGTTGTGGATGTTTTGAATAATAAAGGAGCAAATGCAGTTACTGGTCTTGAGGGCTTAAAAACTGTTCAAATAATTAATGAAATTTATAATTCAGCAATCTTGAATGGGGTTAAATCATGAGCAGCAAACCTTCGGTAATTTTAGAAAGCTCGATAAAAGATGTTAAATTCGGTAGTAATGTAAAAATTGTGAAACCTTGTAATCTTTATGGATGCAGTATCGGCAATAATGCCTTTATAGGTCCCTTTACTGAAATACAAAAGAATGCAAGTATAGGTAATAACTGTAAGGTGCAATCTCATTCTTTTATATGTGAGCTGGTTGAAATAGATGATGATTCAGTGATAGCTCATGGTGTAATGTTTATAAATGATACATATTCAATCGGCAAACCTGCAGAAGGTAACAAGAATTTATGGAAAAAAACGAAAGTTGGAAAAAATGTGTCTATCGGCTCAAACGCAACTATTCTTCCTGTCGTTATTTGTGATAATGTGGTTATCGGTGCCGGCAGCGTTGTAACAAAAGACATAAATGAACCGGGAATCTATGCTGGAAATCCAGCAAAAAAAATAAGAAGTATATAATAAAATGGTAAAGTTTTTAGATTTAAAAAGCCAATACGAAAGCATAAAAGATGAAATAGATGAAGCTATACAAAATGTTTTAAGTGAAACGGCTTTTGTAGGTGGTAAATATGTAAAGCAGTTTGAAGAAGAGTTTGCCCGATATCATCAAGCAGAATATTGCATAGGTGTAGGAAATGGTACAGATGCTCTTGAAATTGCCATAGAAGCACTTGATTTACCACAATATAGTGAAATAGTAGTACCTGCTAATAGCTTTATAGCTTCATCCGAAGCAGTAACACGATGTGGTCATAAAGTAGTTTTTTGTGATTGTAATAAGGATAACTATACTATTTCTATAAAAAGTCTTAAATCAAAAATCACACCAAATACAAAGGCTGTGCTAGCTGTGCATCTTTACGGTCATCCTTGCGATATGGATGAAATATTAAGAGTTGCAAAAGAGCATAATCTAAAAGTAATAGAAGATTGTGCCCAGGCTCACGGAGCAGAATATAAAGGTAAAAAAGTCGGAAGTTTTGGGGATGTTGGAACATTTAGTTTCTATCCGGGCAAAAACTTAGGTGCTTATGGGGATGCTGGTGCTATTGTAACAAACAATGGCGAATTAGCAAAAAAAT comes from Flexistipes sp. and encodes:
- a CDS encoding acyltransferase, which translates into the protein MSSKPSVILESSIKDVKFGSNVKIVKPCNLYGCSIGNNAFIGPFTEIQKNASIGNNCKVQSHSFICELVEIDDDSVIAHGVMFINDTYSIGKPAEGNKNLWKKTKVGKNVSIGSNATILPVVICDNVVIGAGSVVTKDINEPGIYAGNPAKKIRSI
- a CDS encoding DegT/DnrJ/EryC1/StrS family aminotransferase — protein: MVKFLDLKSQYESIKDEIDEAIQNVLSETAFVGGKYVKQFEEEFARYHQAEYCIGVGNGTDALEIAIEALDLPQYSEIVVPANSFIASSEAVTRCGHKVVFCDCNKDNYTISIKSLKSKITPNTKAVLAVHLYGHPCDMDEILRVAKEHNLKVIEDCAQAHGAEYKGKKVGSFGDVGTFSFYPGKNLGAYGDAGAIVTNNGELAKKCKMIANHGRIEKYNHEFEGRNSRLDGLQAAILSVKLKHLDKWTEARIKVADYYLEHLKEVENIVLPKRENWAKQVYHLFVIRTNKRDELRQFLKDNGIQSGIHYPIALPRLKAYEYTGQASEDFFANKSDAELLSLPIGEHLTETELNKIVGVLIKWRQ